A genomic segment from Terriglobia bacterium encodes:
- the egtD gene encoding L-histidine N(alpha)-methyltransferase — protein MRRAVSLPGHPIELTEFESDVRAGLSKAPQKELYSKYFYDDLGTALFEAITLLPEYGLTRADMRLLRMHAAELPSRVENVSVVVELGSGSGEKALEVLPHFVKNHALTYCPIDVSAAALTRCERDLDHLENLNVVPIEHSYIEGLTAASQMRIPGARILVLFLGSSIGNFEPAVADKFLKSVRQSLHEDDAFLLSADLVKPHEQMLQAYDDEIGLTAAFNFNLLSRINRELAGTFSLRGFAHEARYNESEQRIEMHLRAKVDQIASIKDFTISLKKDETIWTESSYKFRPEQIGKMAEKAGFRTEVQWIDAEWPFAQTLLRAV, from the coding sequence ATGCGTCGAGCAGTAAGTCTTCCCGGTCATCCCATTGAGCTGACCGAATTCGAATCGGATGTGCGCGCCGGATTGAGCAAGGCTCCGCAGAAGGAGCTGTACTCGAAATACTTTTACGATGATCTTGGCACCGCGCTGTTCGAGGCCATCACCCTTCTACCGGAATACGGTCTGACGCGAGCCGACATGCGGCTGCTGCGGATGCACGCGGCGGAGCTGCCGTCGCGTGTGGAGAATGTCTCGGTGGTGGTGGAGCTGGGTTCGGGGTCGGGTGAGAAAGCGCTGGAGGTTCTGCCGCATTTCGTGAAGAACCATGCGTTGACGTATTGTCCGATCGATGTGTCGGCAGCCGCGCTGACGCGGTGTGAGCGGGATCTGGATCATCTGGAGAATTTGAATGTCGTGCCGATTGAGCATTCGTACATCGAAGGGCTCACCGCGGCCTCGCAGATGCGGATTCCGGGCGCCCGGATTCTGGTGTTGTTTCTGGGAAGCTCAATCGGAAATTTCGAGCCCGCCGTGGCGGATAAGTTCCTGAAGTCGGTCCGGCAAAGCCTGCATGAGGATGACGCCTTTCTGCTGAGCGCCGATCTGGTCAAGCCGCACGAGCAGATGCTGCAGGCATATGACGATGAGATCGGGCTGACGGCGGCGTTCAATTTCAATCTGCTGAGCAGGATCAACCGTGAACTGGCGGGCACGTTCAGTCTCCGGGGCTTTGCGCACGAGGCGAGATACAACGAAAGCGAACAGCGGATTGAGATGCATCTGAGGGCGAAGGTGGATCAGATCGCGTCGATCAAGGACTTCACGATTTCGCTGAAAAAGGACGAGACGATCTGGACGGAGAGCAGCTACAAGTTCCGGCCGGAACAGATCGGGAAGATGGCGGAAAAGGCGGGGTTCCGGACCGAAGTGCAGTGGATTGACGCCGAATGGCCGTTTGCGCAGACACTGCTGCGGGCGGTGTAG